In Methanosarcina barkeri MS, a single window of DNA contains:
- a CDS encoding ABC transporter substrate-binding protein, which translates to MKQKIRHLMGLGLKIRLKRTIILTILVLTFCSTVFSSVAVGQEDSENNQPVSEEGFFDRLITYIKNLFSGEGELQSSGEISKIGAADIQQSADSETAVLRIATPDVIESASLVGDTGLGVFAHLSNPPLMKMDAEGHIVGQLAKNYSVSENNTQWTFYLRDDLYWSDGEKVTPEDIEFSIRYYGEKTPWASWINDTLENSTVSDADNSVTFKFNKPYNQVSMEFATYDILPAHVWKNIDDPVEYTNNGPYVGCGPYYLKLIDLNAGKLVFEKNPYWKGKDPEFKTVEIHFYSNVDVATLALKNGEADTYYKYAGSYPYSSIEELNKTGNFDFMEKTSIGLVFLAPNLKKAPFSDEEFREALAYAINYEELARLETLGYGEVPNRGFVPSSMENYKETEKLEYSPEKAREILEKAGYSDSNGNGILEGKDGKDIKLEILIRSNYARTGELLDEYFENIGLSADLKTVDSDTWIALKDSYNYDLTVTRSTPWGMLMHSSWGSGYFDSRRTGQGVMHNVEDPGFLKLCDNILATTDSAELQNYAYELQDYYAENLPAIPLYWSKTVTPFNRHFEGWYADPLYGIYNLDTFTNVTKVEA; encoded by the coding sequence ATGAAACAAAAAATAAGACACTTAATGGGATTGGGATTAAAAATAAGATTAAAGCGAACGATTATCCTTACAATACTTGTTCTTACTTTTTGCTCAACCGTATTTTCTTCGGTAGCGGTAGGGCAGGAAGATTCTGAAAATAATCAACCAGTCTCGGAAGAAGGATTTTTTGACCGGTTAATCACATATATAAAAAACCTGTTCTCAGGAGAAGGAGAACTGCAGAGCTCAGGAGAAATTTCCAAAATCGGCGCTGCAGACATTCAGCAGTCAGCAGATTCTGAGACAGCAGTTTTGAGAATTGCAACTCCAGACGTAATAGAGTCTGCGTCCCTGGTTGGAGATACAGGTCTGGGGGTTTTTGCTCATCTTTCAAACCCACCACTCATGAAAATGGATGCGGAAGGACATATTGTAGGGCAGCTTGCAAAGAATTACAGTGTATCGGAAAATAACACGCAATGGACCTTCTACCTTAGAGATGACCTCTACTGGAGCGATGGGGAAAAAGTAACACCAGAAGATATTGAGTTCTCAATCCGCTACTACGGTGAAAAAACTCCCTGGGCAAGCTGGATCAATGATACCCTGGAAAACTCAACAGTTTCGGACGCCGACAATTCCGTGACCTTCAAATTTAACAAGCCCTACAACCAAGTCAGTATGGAATTTGCAACCTATGATATCCTTCCTGCTCATGTGTGGAAAAATATCGATGATCCGGTAGAATACACAAACAACGGCCCTTATGTCGGCTGCGGGCCCTACTATCTAAAACTGATAGACCTCAATGCCGGAAAACTAGTTTTTGAGAAAAACCCTTACTGGAAAGGAAAGGATCCTGAATTCAAAACTGTTGAGATCCATTTTTACTCAAATGTGGATGTTGCCACTCTGGCCCTTAAAAATGGGGAAGCTGACACTTACTATAAATATGCAGGATCATACCCTTACTCAAGTATTGAGGAACTTAATAAAACTGGAAATTTTGACTTCATGGAAAAGACCAGCATCGGGCTTGTTTTCCTTGCCCCCAATTTGAAAAAAGCCCCGTTTTCAGATGAGGAATTCCGTGAGGCTCTAGCCTATGCCATAAATTATGAAGAGCTTGCAAGGCTTGAAACCCTTGGGTACGGAGAAGTTCCGAATCGTGGTTTTGTGCCGTCATCCATGGAAAATTATAAGGAAACCGAAAAACTGGAGTACAGTCCAGAAAAAGCCAGAGAGATTCTGGAGAAAGCCGGATACTCGGACAGCAATGGGAATGGAATCCTGGAAGGAAAAGATGGAAAAGACATAAAGCTTGAAATTCTCATCCGATCTAATTACGCCCGCACAGGCGAACTTCTCGATGAATATTTTGAAAATATTGGGCTTTCTGCAGACCTCAAAACTGTGGATTCAGATACCTGGATTGCTCTTAAAGATAGTTACAATTATGACCTGACAGTAACGCGTTCCACTCCCTGGGGTATGCTTATGCATTCAAGTTGGGGAAGCGGCTACTTTGATTCCAGACGGACAGGCCAGGGAGTTATGCATAACGTAGAAGACCCTGGGTTTCTGAAGCTCTGCGATAACATACTTGCAACCACCGACTCTGCAGAACTTCAGAATTATGCATATGAGCTGCAGGACTATTATGCAGAGAATCTGCCTGCAATTCCCCTCTACTGGAGCAAGACGGTTACTCCATTTAACAGGCATTTCGAAGGCTGGTATGCGGATCCACTTTACGGGATATATAACCTGGATACTTTTACAAATGTAACGAAAGTGGAGGCGTAA
- a CDS encoding PHP domain-containing protein, whose translation MGRGPKNYEEKLITPEQAVKLIEEGWRRADLHVHTTCSFDVLPARDLNPESLYEKALKMGMDYVTFTDHDTIEAYEILGWDHEKLVPGVEISVYDPEFAGHSLHINIFELDREEFFELMEIAEIEHDLRSFIKYLRRHNLPFIYNHPFWFEFHSEPNPSSVPRLAKLFPVLEYNMHELKQKNELTIALAEKLGKGIAATTDTHTGRIGKVYTLAKGDNFNEFFKNVAQGKSYIVPEDLTRELLIDEMNTWIDLIFEKSQKNRDVESYLTGIKSLDTMVKISRSELLNYSPKLNRTAMNLLYMISNTGLPASVYIHSAENLAKDIERQIEIEKQN comes from the coding sequence ATGGGGAGAGGGCCGAAAAATTACGAGGAGAAACTGATAACTCCGGAACAAGCAGTCAAGCTTATAGAAGAAGGATGGAGGCGAGCAGACCTGCATGTTCATACAACCTGTTCCTTTGATGTACTTCCTGCAAGAGATCTGAACCCTGAGAGCCTTTATGAGAAAGCTCTAAAGATGGGAATGGATTATGTGACATTTACAGACCATGACACCATTGAGGCATATGAAATTCTCGGATGGGATCATGAAAAGCTTGTCCCTGGGGTTGAAATAAGTGTATATGACCCGGAATTTGCAGGGCACTCGCTTCATATTAACATTTTCGAGCTTGACAGGGAGGAGTTCTTTGAGCTCATGGAAATTGCGGAAATCGAACATGACCTGAGAAGCTTTATCAAATACCTCAGGCGGCATAACCTTCCTTTTATTTACAACCATCCTTTCTGGTTTGAGTTTCACAGTGAACCGAATCCGTCTTCAGTCCCCAGGCTAGCAAAACTTTTCCCTGTACTGGAGTACAATATGCATGAACTCAAGCAGAAAAACGAACTTACAATTGCTCTTGCGGAGAAACTTGGCAAAGGTATTGCCGCGACAACCGATACTCATACAGGAAGAATTGGTAAAGTATACACTCTTGCAAAAGGAGATAATTTCAATGAATTTTTCAAAAACGTAGCGCAGGGAAAAAGTTACATTGTTCCCGAAGACCTTACCAGAGAGCTTTTGATCGACGAAATGAATACCTGGATAGATCTGATTTTTGAAAAAAGCCAGAAAAACAGGGACGTAGAAAGCTACCTTACCGGGATAAAATCTCTGGACACTATGGTCAAAATTTCTAGAAGTGAACTATTAAATTACTCTCCAAAACTTAACAGAACTGCAATGAACCTGCTCTATATGATATCAAACACAGGGCTTCCTGCATCAGTCTACATTCATTCGGCAGAGAATCTGGCAAAAGATATTGAAAGACAGATTGAAATCGAGAAACAAAATTAA
- a CDS encoding NAD-dependent succinate-semialdehyde dehydrogenase: MKLKSINPYTEKVNWAYDSFSIGECRARIEKSRAAFSIWSSLPVEEKAKHFKTAVEILRESTDTYAEIITKEMGKPVRQSKNEVQKCARLCDYYAENSTELLKDEIVDIGTEKSYVTFEPLGVIFGIMPWNFPFWQVFRFAIPAMCAGNVCVFKHASNVPKSALEIENIFLEAGFPENVFNTLLIDSKTAMQILKEELVDGVSFTGSTGAGSKIGKLAGRGIKPVVLELGGSDPFIVLEDANIERAVQAAVKSRFLNAGQSCTAAKRLIVVEDVVADFIESFKLRVQELKIGDPMDEETDIGPLAKKEFLESLKRVLKDAKKKGAKPHVYGEEHKKGFFFMPTTIPAASTDMEVCRTEVFGPIAPVITVKDEDEAVEIANSTEYGLGAKIWSGNLDRAERLAKRIKSGSVSINGMIKSDPRLPFGGTKKSGVGRELSHYGLKEFVNIKTVVVNR; the protein is encoded by the coding sequence ATGAAACTTAAATCCATTAACCCTTATACGGAAAAAGTAAACTGGGCTTATGATTCCTTTTCTATTGGGGAATGCAGAGCCCGTATTGAGAAATCCAGAGCTGCTTTTTCGATATGGAGTTCACTGCCTGTAGAGGAAAAGGCGAAACATTTTAAAACTGCTGTCGAGATTCTTCGGGAGAGTACCGATACTTATGCTGAAATTATTACAAAAGAAATGGGGAAACCTGTAAGGCAGTCCAAGAACGAGGTTCAGAAATGCGCCCGGCTCTGTGATTATTATGCAGAGAACTCGACTGAACTCCTGAAAGACGAAATTGTGGATATCGGAACTGAGAAAAGTTATGTAACCTTTGAACCTCTTGGAGTGATTTTCGGGATCATGCCCTGGAATTTCCCTTTCTGGCAGGTTTTCAGGTTTGCAATACCTGCGATGTGTGCAGGAAATGTTTGTGTGTTCAAGCACGCCTCGAACGTGCCAAAATCGGCGCTGGAAATCGAAAATATCTTCCTTGAGGCCGGATTTCCTGAAAACGTTTTTAATACTCTGTTAATTGACTCCAAGACTGCCATGCAGATTCTTAAAGAAGAACTGGTGGACGGGGTTTCGTTTACAGGCAGCACAGGTGCAGGCTCGAAAATCGGGAAACTTGCAGGGAGAGGTATCAAACCTGTAGTACTGGAACTTGGAGGCTCGGACCCTTTCATAGTGCTTGAGGATGCTAACATCGAGAGGGCTGTTCAGGCAGCTGTAAAGTCCCGCTTTTTAAATGCCGGACAAAGTTGTACTGCTGCCAAACGATTGATTGTCGTAGAAGATGTTGTTGCGGATTTTATCGAGTCGTTTAAACTCAGGGTGCAGGAACTGAAAATAGGAGACCCTATGGATGAGGAAACCGATATTGGGCCTCTTGCAAAGAAGGAATTTCTCGAGAGTCTTAAGCGAGTACTAAAAGACGCAAAAAAGAAAGGTGCAAAACCTCACGTCTATGGAGAAGAACATAAAAAGGGTTTTTTCTTCATGCCGACCACCATTCCTGCAGCTAGTACGGATATGGAAGTATGCAGGACTGAGGTTTTCGGGCCAATTGCCCCGGTGATCACGGTAAAGGATGAGGATGAAGCCGTGGAGATTGCAAATTCCACTGAGTATGGGCTCGGGGCGAAAATCTGGTCAGGAAACCTGGATAGGGCTGAAAGACTGGCAAAAAGAATAAAATCCGGGTCTGTATCTATTAATGGAATGATCAAATCCGATCCGAGGCTTCCTTTTGGCGGGACCAAGAAATCCGGGGTGGGGCGAGAACTTTCACACTATGGGCTAAAGGAATTTGTGAATATAAAAACTGTTGTTGTTAACAGATAA
- a CDS encoding restriction endonuclease translates to MKIGKRGKKRKQHHFITGTFKIVLYLLLKSIKLLFSLPIYLLKAIWQLFSFSIHLLKSLWLFFSFLIHLPCRLVKQIFKKPSKLELPTLAEIDEMDGYKFEEFMKYVYEQLGYSVYHTPFSGDQGADLILTSKGKTRIAVQVKRYSGKVSNSAVQEVVAAKGFYKCTEGIVVTNSYFTDSAKQLAEANLIDLVDRTGLEKMIKR, encoded by the coding sequence ATGAAAATCGGAAAGAGAGGAAAAAAAAGAAAACAACATCACTTTATTACTGGAACATTTAAAATTGTGTTATATCTTTTACTAAAATCAATAAAGTTACTGTTTAGTCTCCCAATTTACTTACTGAAAGCAATATGGCAACTGTTTAGTTTTTCAATCCACTTACTGAAATCATTGTGGTTATTTTTCAGTTTCTTAATCCACTTACCGTGTAGGCTTGTAAAGCAAATTTTTAAAAAACCATCAAAACTAGAACTACCCACGTTAGCCGAAATTGATGAAATGGATGGGTACAAATTTGAAGAATTTATGAAATACGTTTACGAACAGCTAGGATATTCAGTCTATCACACTCCATTTTCAGGTGATCAGGGTGCAGACCTTATTCTAACGTCAAAAGGAAAAACGAGAATAGCTGTTCAGGTCAAACGATACTCGGGTAAGGTATCAAACAGTGCAGTACAGGAAGTTGTAGCTGCAAAAGGTTTTTACAAATGCACCGAAGGTATAGTAGTTACAAATAGTTATTTTACCGACTCTGCCAAACAATTAGCTGAAGCGAATCTTATTGATTTAGTTGATAGAACTGGACTTGAAAAGATGATTAAAAGATGA
- a CDS encoding DNA double-strand break repair nuclease NurA, whose product MTLEPVHMHKISELAKKIDCSFESEEVKTASDIYSLLEELSLDGKVILKAIGRLFRGIVRTQLMAQGEDPYPLTYACDSGSTNPRTYDSGLFVDFCHCGLASTPTNLDIQRFRTIVCAAYSSSQRVSMQASASWETFDEGFGRAKLVTIAPDELKRKASDMVHSFAMYLAESEHILFMKDRIKPESFFIMDGPIYPKQLMYWMVLDDEDVRVRQNNDARKILQNYIDIMDHFLKNRQPVIGFVKNPIDMQIMDSVRKKGNAFDLPWMLDSQFFKNLLSLEKVDNASGHGGRNSKNNRKNGKHNGSKNDYITYTNWFLQPNRFYEKLLNGTSPLAAADPLQQELRHDFSPEDYALCFFMLYVPYKDVVFKVEAPYGLVKDEFLRMQMTKKVLFDLSLYGFPLTLTKADHLAKIRKVEREEIDKFFENMNPDTTYNDTRWNKINEI is encoded by the coding sequence ATGACCCTTGAGCCCGTGCATATGCATAAGATCTCGGAGCTTGCAAAAAAGATTGACTGCTCGTTTGAGTCTGAAGAGGTAAAAACGGCTTCGGATATCTATTCTCTGCTTGAGGAGCTGAGTCTCGATGGGAAGGTCATTCTTAAAGCTATAGGCAGGCTCTTTCGAGGTATTGTAAGGACTCAACTGATGGCGCAGGGCGAAGACCCGTATCCTCTTACTTATGCCTGCGATAGCGGAAGTACAAATCCAAGGACTTATGACAGCGGGCTTTTTGTAGATTTCTGCCACTGTGGGCTGGCTTCAACGCCTACTAATCTTGATATTCAGAGATTCAGAACAATCGTATGCGCCGCTTATTCTTCTTCTCAGAGAGTATCCATGCAGGCTAGTGCAAGCTGGGAAACCTTCGATGAAGGGTTTGGAAGGGCAAAACTGGTTACAATCGCGCCTGACGAGTTAAAAAGAAAAGCTTCTGACATGGTGCACAGTTTTGCCATGTACCTGGCAGAATCCGAACACATTCTTTTCATGAAAGACAGAATAAAGCCTGAGAGTTTTTTCATAATGGACGGGCCGATTTATCCAAAACAGCTAATGTACTGGATGGTGCTGGACGACGAGGACGTGAGAGTCCGACAGAACAACGATGCCCGAAAAATCCTCCAGAATTACATTGATATAATGGACCATTTCCTGAAAAACCGGCAGCCTGTAATTGGGTTTGTGAAAAATCCAATTGACATGCAGATTATGGACAGCGTCCGGAAAAAAGGAAACGCTTTCGACCTTCCCTGGATGCTGGATTCGCAGTTTTTCAAAAATCTGCTCTCCCTGGAAAAAGTTGACAACGCTTCAGGACATGGGGGACGAAATTCAAAAAACAATAGGAAGAACGGCAAGCACAACGGTTCCAAAAATGATTACATTACTTACACTAACTGGTTTTTGCAGCCCAACAGGTTTTACGAAAAATTGCTTAACGGAACTTCACCCCTTGCAGCCGCAGATCCTCTCCAGCAGGAACTCAGGCACGATTTCTCGCCTGAAGATTATGCTCTTTGTTTTTTCATGCTTTACGTACCCTACAAAGATGTGGTCTTCAAGGTCGAAGCTCCATATGGGCTTGTTAAAGACGAATTTCTCCGCATGCAAATGACCAAAAAAGTGCTCTTTGACCTTTCTTTGTATGGTTTTCCTCTTACCCTCACAAAAGCAGACCATCTGGCAAAAATCAGGAAAGTAGAGAGGGAAGAGATTGATAAATTCTTTGAAAATATGAATCCCGATACTACTTACAATGACACCCGGTGGAATAAGATTAATGAAATATGA
- a CDS encoding ATP-binding protein: protein MSDLSLESEVLGSSGKEDFPFEGFAGCDDNVLKASPVSEAFGIVTTGIEPLELTPSGAVITGYITSARRDEIRLGTYVVVPYENGEKLFARVGKLQYRQEFVVDDATEIHSRRMLSARGNPVNEDDYKFLACLDPLCILYRKAEGKLTRRMADRIPHPNTPILPVTDRLEVQTGLNIPENGIFLGHLSVGGELLKTNSEPETVAYYLRNDYSMGDPLIFRHMLICGSTGTGKTFLSKNILRQFMNENNRYRLRGSPSKARKNPCLVIMDPQDEYSQFFEDNENLTEDDKFRFESENVTYGRVLSTKAFVAKVDGQRYPGDKSRAEQIEFTIPFSLVEHNSWLIAAAGMSELQYIGLEVLLGDFFKSSVPHTYQNFINHIENEGTRSYYVDSGKLHESSYDGIVRRVRSHFFSKVFDRDATSITDLVDKIFKPGQISVFPTEYISAPRIRDLIVLTIMSLIVDNKLSTTGKEAIKETPIILALDEAHRYLSNANGEHSRLIISRFADAARQGRKEGLGLFLITQDPQDIDDTVFKQINTKLILNLNNDAAITSLKVPKEYERRIPYLKKGQMIIHSPDNSDIVEIIGLSNCVVRHR from the coding sequence ATTTCAGATCTATCTCTTGAATCCGAAGTTCTCGGGAGTTCCGGAAAGGAAGATTTCCCCTTTGAAGGCTTTGCCGGATGTGATGATAATGTCCTGAAGGCTTCTCCAGTTTCAGAAGCTTTCGGGATTGTCACTACAGGCATAGAGCCCCTTGAATTGACTCCTTCAGGAGCTGTAATCACCGGTTACATTACATCAGCTCGACGGGATGAGATAAGGCTGGGAACATATGTTGTTGTGCCTTACGAAAACGGAGAAAAACTCTTTGCCAGGGTGGGAAAACTCCAGTACAGGCAGGAGTTTGTGGTAGACGATGCAACTGAAATTCATTCAAGACGCATGCTCAGTGCCCGTGGAAACCCTGTAAATGAAGACGATTACAAGTTCCTTGCCTGCCTTGATCCGCTCTGTATTCTTTACCGAAAAGCCGAAGGCAAACTCACCCGGCGGATGGCAGACCGGATTCCTCACCCTAACACTCCTATCCTGCCTGTTACTGACAGGCTTGAAGTCCAGACAGGACTTAACATTCCTGAAAACGGAATCTTTCTCGGCCACCTGAGTGTAGGGGGCGAGCTTCTAAAAACCAATTCCGAGCCCGAAACGGTAGCATATTACCTGAGAAACGATTATTCCATGGGCGACCCCCTTATTTTCAGGCATATGCTTATTTGCGGGAGCACAGGAACAGGAAAAACGTTCCTCTCTAAGAATATCCTCCGCCAGTTCATGAATGAAAACAACAGGTACAGACTACGGGGTTCTCCTAGCAAAGCACGGAAAAATCCCTGCCTGGTAATTATGGACCCTCAGGACGAGTATTCCCAGTTTTTCGAGGACAACGAAAACCTCACTGAGGACGATAAATTCCGGTTTGAATCCGAAAATGTAACCTATGGCCGGGTTCTTTCTACAAAGGCTTTCGTGGCAAAAGTCGATGGGCAAAGATATCCTGGGGATAAATCCAGAGCCGAGCAGATTGAATTTACAATTCCTTTTTCACTTGTAGAACACAATTCCTGGCTTATTGCAGCAGCCGGAATGTCAGAACTCCAGTATATCGGGCTTGAAGTGCTTCTTGGAGATTTCTTCAAGTCAAGTGTACCCCATACTTACCAGAATTTCATCAACCATATTGAGAATGAAGGTACCCGTTCCTACTATGTTGACAGCGGGAAGCTGCATGAGTCCTCATACGATGGGATTGTAAGAAGAGTAAGAAGTCACTTTTTCTCAAAAGTCTTTGACCGGGATGCGACTTCAATTACTGACCTTGTGGATAAAATTTTTAAGCCAGGGCAGATTTCGGTTTTCCCGACTGAATATATAAGTGCTCCGAGAATCCGCGATCTCATAGTACTCACAATCATGAGCCTGATCGTGGACAACAAATTAAGTACGACGGGAAAGGAAGCAATTAAAGAAACTCCAATCATTCTTGCACTGGATGAGGCTCATCGGTATCTCTCAAATGCAAATGGGGAACACTCTCGCCTTATTATTTCACGTTTTGCAGATGCAGCTCGTCAGGGCCGAAAAGAAGGACTGGGCCTTTTCTTAATTACTCAGGACCCTCAGGATATCGATGATACGGTTTTCAAGCAGATAAATACGAAACTGATCCTTAACCTCAACAATGACGCAGCTATTACATCTCTAAAAGTTCCTAAAGAATATGAGCGGAGAATTCCTTATCTTAAAAAAGGACAGATGATAATTCATTCCCCGGATAACAGTGATATTGTGGAAATAATCGGGCTTTCAAATTGTGTAGTCCGGCATCGGTGA
- the hdrD gene encoding dihydromethanophenazine:CoB--CoM heterodisulfide reductase subunit HdrD, with translation MAKRDPSIDTKNLTAVQLMELDACVRCGECVKWCPTYAASGGKPGLAPRDKILRWRQYMNKSYGIKAKLFGPQEVPQSELEEFKDDVHGCTTCGVCATVCEAGINTVELWEAIRTNLVTKGIGPYGKQSAFPKLTGQYHNPYMKDQKDRLAWVPPDVKIEDKADIVYFTGCTAGYNQLALAFATSRVLNKLGIKFTMLGEEEWCCGSALIRTGQIHVNDVARELARHNVEALQKKGAKKVLFACAGCFRAAKIDWPRLLGTELPFEVVHITQFLADLIKADKIKWEKSINKTITYHDPCHLGRHVGVFNAPRFVLSNIPGVKFVEMDRSREFQRCCGAGGGVKAGMPDLALSMGEARVKDALETNADILSSACPFCKRNLSDGRDALKSDIVVEDIIELVAEALGLSTS, from the coding sequence ATGGCAAAACGTGATCCTTCAATCGATACGAAGAATCTTACCGCAGTCCAGCTCATGGAGCTTGACGCCTGTGTTCGCTGTGGTGAGTGTGTAAAATGGTGTCCGACTTATGCCGCTTCCGGCGGGAAACCAGGATTAGCTCCAAGAGACAAGATCCTGCGCTGGAGGCAGTACATGAACAAATCCTATGGAATTAAAGCAAAACTCTTTGGTCCACAGGAAGTTCCTCAGTCAGAACTTGAAGAATTTAAAGATGATGTCCATGGTTGTACCACATGTGGTGTCTGTGCAACAGTTTGTGAAGCAGGTATTAACACTGTGGAACTCTGGGAAGCTATAAGGACAAATCTTGTAACGAAAGGTATAGGTCCTTATGGGAAGCAGAGCGCGTTCCCAAAACTTACTGGCCAGTACCATAACCCTTACATGAAGGACCAGAAAGACAGACTTGCCTGGGTTCCTCCAGATGTGAAAATAGAAGACAAAGCAGACATTGTCTATTTCACTGGCTGTACTGCAGGGTACAATCAGCTCGCTTTGGCCTTTGCAACATCACGTGTGCTCAACAAGCTGGGCATTAAGTTTACCATGCTTGGTGAAGAGGAATGGTGTTGCGGCTCAGCCCTTATCAGGACAGGCCAGATACATGTCAACGATGTGGCTCGTGAACTTGCAAGACACAATGTAGAGGCACTCCAGAAGAAAGGTGCTAAAAAGGTTTTGTTTGCATGTGCAGGCTGTTTCCGTGCTGCAAAGATCGACTGGCCCAGGCTTCTTGGCACAGAACTGCCTTTTGAGGTTGTTCACATTACACAGTTCCTTGCAGACCTGATAAAAGCGGACAAAATTAAATGGGAAAAGTCTATCAACAAGACGATTACCTACCACGATCCCTGCCACCTTGGCCGTCACGTTGGCGTCTTTAATGCTCCCAGGTTTGTGCTTTCCAATATTCCGGGTGTTAAGTTCGTTGAAATGGACAGGTCAAGGGAATTCCAGCGTTGTTGTGGAGCTGGCGGTGGTGTAAAAGCAGGTATGCCTGATCTTGCTTTGTCAATGGGAGAAGCCAGAGTTAAGGATGCTCTTGAAACCAACGCGGATATCCTCTCGAGTGCGTGCCCCTTCTGTAAGAGGAACCTCTCGGATGGTCGTGATGCCCTCAAATCTGATATTGTTGTAGAAGACATCATCGAGCTGGTTGCAGAGGCTCTTGGCCTTAGCACCTCATAA
- the hdrE gene encoding dihydromethanophenazine:CoB--CoM heterodisulfide reductase subunit HdrE, with protein sequence MLYFSGLSDALRMTFVQIMIFSAIAFVIFLYGLISDFQKWGTGVTGYALEPQEGKKGSAITFLKTWWNQVTAESHHHGESILSILILDILFQRRILKRSPFRWVMHLFIFGGWMTLFALSGMMFAVEMIEKIGIALPFTPAEFRDMLSIPNYIFGYILLIGVLVALVRRLFVSEVREASITYDWVLIGIVFLVTISGFIADGIRTGFIWSFGLDPSVAPPAALFHSVFSLIFCIAFIPYSKYIHVIAIPLALLANKGGE encoded by the coding sequence ATGCTTTATTTTTCTGGGCTTTCGGATGCATTAAGGATGACGTTTGTCCAGATTATGATATTCAGCGCAATAGCTTTTGTTATTTTCTTATATGGTCTGATAAGTGACTTCCAGAAATGGGGGACAGGAGTCACAGGTTATGCTCTTGAGCCTCAGGAAGGAAAAAAAGGAAGTGCAATCACATTCTTAAAAACTTGGTGGAATCAGGTAACAGCAGAATCTCATCATCATGGAGAATCTATTCTGTCGATTCTAATCCTTGACATTCTCTTCCAGAGAAGAATTCTCAAGAGAAGTCCTTTCCGCTGGGTCATGCACCTATTTATTTTTGGGGGCTGGATGACCCTATTTGCTCTGTCAGGGATGATGTTTGCAGTTGAAATGATCGAAAAGATCGGAATCGCACTCCCGTTCACCCCCGCCGAGTTTAGAGATATGCTCTCAATTCCGAATTACATCTTCGGGTATATCCTGCTTATCGGAGTTCTTGTAGCATTAGTAAGAAGACTGTTTGTCTCTGAAGTCAGGGAAGCTTCCATCACATATGATTGGGTTTTGATCGGAATAGTTTTCTTAGTTACTATTTCCGGTTTTATCGCCGATGGAATTCGAACAGGCTTTATCTGGAGCTTTGGGCTTGATCCCTCAGTAGCACCACCGGCCGCTCTCTTCCATTCCGTATTTTCCCTGATCTTCTGTATCGCATTTATACCATACAGTAAATATATTCATGTAATCGCCATACCGCTTGCACTGCTTGCAAACAAAGGAGGCGAATAA
- a CDS encoding nitrite/sulfite reductase domain-containing protein gives MVSREYVKGDLPEKAAILQRDGETYAIAPHIPGGIVYPETLRKIADIAEKYGAAALKITSAQRIAIVGLKEEDLDAAWGELNLKPGAAIGLCVRSVKICPGTTFCKRGKQDSVGLGLKLDEKYHGMQLPSKFKMGVSGCQNSCSEPMIKDIGLMGTAKGFTLSVGGSAGPRPRLGIVVAKDLTEEQALDLVEKIINFYKKYPKPRRIGEVIDEIGIEKFKEEVGL, from the coding sequence ATGGTAAGTCGTGAGTATGTGAAAGGGGATCTTCCCGAAAAAGCTGCAATTCTGCAGAGAGATGGCGAAACTTATGCAATTGCTCCACATATTCCTGGAGGAATCGTATACCCGGAAACTCTTAGAAAAATAGCTGACATTGCAGAAAAGTATGGTGCTGCTGCTCTTAAGATTACTTCAGCCCAGAGGATTGCAATTGTAGGGTTAAAAGAAGAAGATTTGGATGCAGCATGGGGAGAGCTGAATCTAAAACCCGGAGCTGCTATAGGACTCTGTGTCCGCAGCGTTAAAATTTGCCCAGGCACTACATTTTGCAAAAGAGGCAAACAGGATTCAGTCGGGCTTGGATTAAAACTTGATGAAAAGTACCACGGGATGCAGCTTCCTTCCAAATTCAAAATGGGGGTTTCCGGCTGTCAAAATTCGTGTTCCGAACCTATGATAAAGGATATAGGGCTAATGGGTACAGCAAAAGGCTTTACTTTATCTGTCGGGGGCAGTGCAGGACCCCGTCCGAGACTTGGTATCGTAGTGGCAAAAGACCTCACCGAAGAGCAGGCTCTGGACCTTGTTGAAAAAATAATCAACTTTTATAAAAAATACCCAAAACCCAGAAGAATCGGAGAAGTTATTGACGAGATCGGGATTGAAAAATTCAAAGAAGAAGTGGGATTGTAA